In Oryza brachyantha chromosome 1, ObraRS2, whole genome shotgun sequence, the following are encoded in one genomic region:
- the LOC102709230 gene encoding cytochrome P450 710A1-like has translation MAGVVESLSGFLDPRAAAPFVVAALAFFFLVEQLSYHRKKGPLPGPPLVVPFVGSVAQMIRDPTGFWDAQAARAKKSGVGLAADFLIGRFVVFIRDSELSHRVFANVRPDAFHLIGHPFGKKLFGDHNLIYMFGEDHKDLRRRIAPNFTPRALSTYAAIQQRVILSHLRRWLDRCAANGGKAEPIRVPCRDMNLETSQTVFAGPYLSKEARERFERDYNLFNVGVMALPVDLPGFAFRRARQGVARLVRTLGECARASKARMRSGAEPECLVDYWMQETVREIDEAKAAGLPPPAHTDDEELGGFLFDFLFAAQDASTSSLCWAVSALDSHPDVLARVRAEVAALWSPESGEPITAEKIAEMKYTQAVAREVVRHRPPATLVPHIAGEEFQLTEWYTIPKGTIVFPSVYESSFQGFPEPNAFDPERFFSEARREDVVYKRNFLAFGAGPHQCVGQRYALNHLVLFMALFVSVVDFRRHRTEGCDEPLYMPTIVPRDSCTVYLKQRCAKFPSF, from the coding sequence ATGGCGGGGGTGGTGGAGTCGCTGTCCGGGTTCCTGGacccgcgggcggcggcgccgttcgtggtggcggcgctggcgtTCTTCTTCTTGGTCGAGCAGCTGTCCTACCACCGCAAGAAGGGGCCGCTGCCGGGCCCGCCGCTCGTCGTGCCGTTCGTCGGCAGCGTCGCGCAGATGATCCGCGACCCGACCGGGTTCTGGGACGCGCAGGCGGCGCGCGCCAAGAAATCCGGCGTGGGGCTCGCCGCTGACTTCCTGATCGGCCGGTTCGTCGTCTTCATCCGCGACTCCGAGCTGTCCCACCGGGTGTTCGCCAACGTCCGCCCCGACGCGTTCCACCTCATCGGCCACCCGTTTGGCAAGAAGCTCTTCGGCGACCACAACCTCATCTACATGTTCGGCGAGGACCACAAGGACCTGCGTCGCCGGATCGCGCCCAACTTCACGCCGCGCGCGCTCTCGACCTACGCCGCCATCCAGCAGCGGGTGATACTGTCCCACCTCCGGCGGTGGCTCGACCGGTGCGCTGCCAACGGCGGCAAGGCCGAGCCGATACGTGTACCCTGCCGTGACATGAACCTCGAGACCTCGCAGACGGTGTTCGCGGGGCCGTACCTCAGCAAGGAGGCGAGGGAGAGGTTCGAGAGGGACTACAATCTCTTCAATGTCGGTGTCATGGCCCTCCCCGTTGACCTGCCGGGGTTCGCGTTCCGGCGCGCCAGGCAGGGCGTGGCGCGGCTGGTGCGCACACTCGGCGAGTGCGCGCGGGCGAGCAAGGCGAGGATGCGTTCCGGCGCCGAGCCAGAGTGCCTCGTGGATTACTGGATGCAGGAGACGGTGCGGGAGATCGACGAGGCAAAGGCCGccgggctgccgccgccggcgcacaccgacgacgaggagctcgGGGGCTTCCTGTTCGACTTCCTCTTCGCGGCGCAGGACGcgtccacctcctccctctGCTGGGCCGTGTCGGCGCTGGACTCCCACCCGGACGTGCTCGCCCGCGTGCGCGCCGAGGTGGCCGCCCTCTGGTCCCCGGAGTCCGGCGAGCCCATCACCGCCGAGAAGATCGCGGAGATGAAGTACACCCAGGCCGTCGCCCGCGAGGTGGTCCGGCACCGGCCCCCGGCGACGCTGGTGCCGCACATCGCCGGCGAGGAGTTCCAGCTGACGGAGTGGTACACGATCCCCAAGGGCACCATCGTGTTCCCGTCGGTCTACGAATCGTCGTTCCAGGGGTTCCCCGAGCCCAACGCGTTCGACCCGGAGCGGTTCTTCTCGGAGGCGCGTCGCGAGGACGTGGTCTACAAGCGCAACTTCCTCGCGTTCGGCGCCGGCCCGCACCAGTGCGTCGGGCAACGCTACGCGCTCAACCACCTCGTCCTCTTCATGGCGCTCTTCGTCTCCGTCGTCGACTTCCGGCGACACCGGACGGAGGGCTGCGACGAGCCGCTGTACATGCCCACCATCGTGCCGAGGGACAGCTGCACCGTGTACCTCAAGCAGCGCTGCGCCAAGTTCCCATCGTTCTGA